DNA sequence from the Rhizobium lusitanum genome:
ACACACAAAAGACGACTGATTGAGGGGTAGATTTTGCATTTCAAGCGAGCGGCCATCGCACTGTTCTTCGCGCTGGCATCCAGCGGCCTTGCCCATGCCGATATCGGACAAAATGCCTATGACCGGGGCGACTACAAGGCGGCGCTGGATTATTGGCGCCCGCTCGCAAACAAGGGCAATGCGGCGGCACAATTGAAGCTCGGCGAAATGTACAAGCTGGGCGATGGCATCGAGAAAGATCTCAAGCAGGCTCTCAAGTGGTATCGCAAAGCAGCCGAGCAAAGCAATGCGAAGGCCGAATTCGATCTCGGCGCCATGTACGACAAAGGCGAAGGCGTCGCCAAGGACCATGCACAGGCCATTCTCTGGTACCGCAAGGCCGCCGATCAAGGCTATGCCGACGCGCAATACAATCTTGGCATCATGTATGACGAGGGCGAAGGCGTGCCTAAGGACAGGACCCTGGCTTTCGTCTGGTACAGCAAGGCGGCCGAACAGGGAAATGCCGACGCGCAGTTCAATGTCGGGGTGATGTACGACAACGGCGATGGCGTCGATCAGGACAAGAGCCAGGCCATCGCCTGGTATCGGAAGGCCGCCGACCAGGGCAATGTCGATGCCCAATATAATCTCGCCA
Encoded proteins:
- a CDS encoding SEL1-like repeat protein, with protein sequence MHFKRAAIALFFALASSGLAHADIGQNAYDRGDYKAALDYWRPLANKGNAAAQLKLGEMYKLGDGIEKDLKQALKWYRKAAEQSNAKAEFDLGAMYDKGEGVAKDHAQAILWYRKAADQGYADAQYNLGIMYDEGEGVPKDRTLAFVWYSKAAEQGNADAQFNVGVMYDNGDGVDQDKSQAIAWYRKAADQGNVDAQYNLAIMYDSGEGMTKDSGQALAWYRKAADRGKVEAQYNLAVMYRDGAGVPKDGAQALAWFRKAANQGDADAQYNLGTMYADGDGIAEDDAEAITWFRKAADQGDVEAEYNLGVMYRDGEGVAKNGPEAVGWFKKAAAENYADAALNLGVMYRDGDGVPADRVKSLEWFSRAKAMNGDDNEPDGNEDMPLQRKSIPI